The Brachionichthys hirsutus isolate HB-005 chromosome 3, CSIRO-AGI_Bhir_v1, whole genome shotgun sequence genome has a window encoding:
- the tent5aa gene encoding terminal nucleotidyltransferase 5A — translation MSDDDSSSTTSCTSDTASSNISVLNWEQVQRLDAILTETIPIHGRGNFPTLEMQPRQIVKVVRRRMEEKQIHVRDVRLNGSAASHVLHEDSGLGFKDLDLIFCADMKGESDFQTVKDIVLDCLLDFLPDCVNKERITPLTLKEAYVQKMVKVCNDSDRWSLISLSNNRGKNVELKFVDSLRRQFEFSVDSFQIKLDSLLLFYECSENPMSETFHPTIMGESVYGDFSEALDHLCHKIICTRNPEEIRGGGLLKYCHLLVRDFRADSEPEMKSLQRYMCSRFFIDFSDIGEQQRKLESYLQNHFVGLEDRKYDYLMTLHGVVNESTVCLMGHERRQTLGLIAMLAVRVLAEQNVIPNVANVTCYYQPAPYVADGNFSNYYIAQVQPVFACQQPAYSTWLPCN, via the exons ATGTCAGACGACGACAGCAGCTCCACCACCAGCTGCACGTCCGACACAGCAAGCAGCAACATCAGCGTCCTCAACTGGGAGCAAGTGCAGCGACTGGACGCCATCCTGACGGAGACCATCCCGATCCACGGGCGGGGGAACTTCCCCACCCTGGAGATGCAGCCGCGGCAGATCGTTAAAGTGGTGCGTCGTCGGATGGAGGAGAAACAGATCCACGTCCGGGACGTTCGGTTGAACGGCTCTGCAGCCAGCCACGTTTTGCACGAGGACAGCGGACTGGGCTTCAAGGACCTCGACCTGATATTTTGCGCAGATATGAAAGGTGAAAGTGATTTCCAAACGGTGAAGGACATAGTTCTGGACTGCCTCCTGGATTTTCTACCAGACTGTGTGAATAAAGAAAGGATAACGCCTTTAACGTTGAag gagGCGTACGTGCAGAAGATGGTGAAGGTGTGCAATGACTCGGACCGCTGGAGCCTTATCTCACTTTCCAACAACCGGGGGAAGAACGTAGAGCTGAAGTTTGTGGACTCTCTCCGGAGGCAGTTTGAGTTCAGCGTGGACTCCTTTCAGATCAAGCTGGACTCCCTCCTGCTGTTCTACGAGTGCTCGGAGAACCCGATGTCTGAGACCTTCCACCCCACCATCATGGGCGAGAGTGTGTACGGGGACTTCAGCGAGGCCCTCGACCACCTTTGCCACAAGATCATCTGTACCCGGAATCCGGAGGAGATCAGAGGCGGAGGTCTGCTCAAgtactgccatctgctggtgaggGACTTCCGGGCTGATTCCGAGCCAGAGATGAAGTCCCTGCAGCGCTACATGTGCTCACGCTTCTTCATTGACTTCTCTGACATTGGTGAGCAGCAGCGCAAGCTGGAGTCCTACCTCCAGAACCACTTTGTGGGCCTGGAGGACCGCAAGTACGACTATTTGATGACCCTCCACGGGGTGGTCAACGAGAGCACGGTGTGCCTGATGGGACATGAGAGGCGCCAGACCTTAGGGCTCATAGCCATGCTGGCAGTGCGAGTTCTGGCAGAGCAGAATGTCATTCCCAACGTGGCCAATGTTACATGTTACTACCAACCTGCTCCTTATGTGGCAGATGGCAACTTCAGTAACTACTACATAGCACAGGTACAGCCAGTGTTTGCTTGCCAGCAGCCTGCGTACTCCACCTGGCTGCCTTGCAACTGA